A window from Drosophila willistoni isolate 14030-0811.24 chromosome XR unlocalized genomic scaffold, UCI_dwil_1.1 Seg143, whole genome shotgun sequence encodes these proteins:
- the LOC6645285 gene encoding uncharacterized protein LOC6645285: MKMTHKNLQFSYMLLLLLLLTEVLGGQTSSSSSSSSRSSSSNSNTNTNTNSSTNSNARTHGHGRGHGHRQRHHASVPHSRKMVQHNAKADAELLPGVTMPPPRSTEVTRLRRLHPQGSYNKGVVTHRLHHQGARPNEWDYNTYNVYTNTYGPPPPPVPSTSSTQAGKGEDNTQDVEFIGVHGRGRGYDYYPAGTTTTTAPPPNLNRRSASPGLGSMGTVPPLVPARRGYSYTTTAPTSVTEDPYETNTIGRNYPTDPKEMERRHICVQQRTITMPVKTTEVYTRPTWKHVSTPCQPPTHAGQMCTRVQLVHEQAYRDVIKHKPAQQMTYDCCTGWTRETPRADACMKPVCAARCQNGGNYTNPQTCACSCPAGYSGRYCESDVNECQVDKPCDQQCVNTQGSYFCRCRHGFVLQADQQSCRKASAHADDAFEARDLENDIDDNDVEVATRLQKIERSLANERVHTNELQKSLQATYSMVDTLKSRLSTLEKQAMDVNRLQTNLYKTESRTNKLEGMLNLLLKCRNGPNANCP; this comes from the exons ATGAAGATGACACACAAGAACTTACAATTTAGCTACatgttgcttctgctgctgctactcACAGAGGTATTAGGTGGCCAAAcgagtagtagtagtagtagtagtagtagaagtaGCAGTAGCAATAGTaataccaataccaataccaattCGAGTACCAATTCCAATGCTAGAACTCATGGACATGGACGTGGCCATGGCCATCGGCAGCGTCATCATGCGAGTGTGCCGCATTCGCGTAAAATGGTTCAACACAATGCCAAGGCCGATGCAGAATTGCTGCCAGGTGTGACAATGCCACCTCCCCGATCGACTGAGGTGACACGTCTGCGTCGTCTTCATCCACAGGGGTCCTACAACAAGGGGGTGGTGACACATCGACTCCATCATCAGGGAGCCCGTCCCAACGAATGGGACTACAATACCTATAATGTATACACCAATACCTATGgaccaccgccaccgccagTGCCATCGACATCCTCAACGCAGGCTGGCAAGGGTGAGGATAACACTCAGGATGTAGAGTTCATTGGAGTTCATGGCAGGGGACGTGGCTATGACTATTATCCGGCTGGGACTACCACAACAACAGCCCCGCCACCGAATCTGAATCGTCGCTCTGCCTCGCCGGGTTTGGGCAGCATGGGCACGGTTCCGCCTCTGGTGCCGGCCAGACGTGGCTATAGCTATACGACAACAGCACCAACTTCCGTCACAGAAGATCCTTACGAGACGAATACCATTGGACGCAATTATCCCACAGATCCCAAGGAAATGGAAAG GCGACACATTTGCGTGCAGCAGCGGACAATCACGATGCCAGTGAAGACAACGGAGGTTTACACGCGACCCACTTGGAAACACGTGAGCACGCCCTGCCAGCCGCCCACACATGCCGGACAGATGTGCACGCGCGTGCAATTGGTCCACGAGCAGGCCTATCGTGATGTGATCAAGCATAAGCCGGCCCAACAGATGACCTACGATTGCTGCACCGGCTGGACGCGGGAGACGCCGCGCGCGGATGCGTGCATGAAAC CTGTCTGTGCCGCACGCTGTCAGAATGGTGGCAATTATACAAATCCCCAGACCTGTGCCTGCTCCTGTCCGGCTGGCTATTCGGGTCGCTATTGTGAATCGGATGTGAACGAGTGTCAGGTGGACAAACCGTGCGATCAGCAATGTGTCAATACACAGGGATCGTACTTTTGTCGCTGTCGACATGGTTTCGTTTTGCAGGCGGATCAACAGAGCTGCCGCAAGGCATCGGCCCATGCCGATGATGCGTTCGAGGCACGCGATCTGGAGAACGATATTGATGACAACGACGTGGAGGTGGCAACGCGTTTGCAGAAAATCGAACGCTCGCTGGCCAATGAGCGAGTGCACACGAATGAGCTGCAAAAGTCTTTACAGGCTACCTACAGTATGGTAGATACCCTAAAAAGTCGACTTAGCACCTTG GAGAAACAAGCCATGGATGTGAACCGCCTACAAACGAATCTCTATAAGACGGAATCACGAACAAATAAACTGGAGGGCATGCTAAATTTACTCCTAAAATGCCGAAATGGACCGAATGCCAATTGCCCCTAG